The following proteins are co-located in the Dromiciops gliroides isolate mDroGli1 chromosome 2, mDroGli1.pri, whole genome shotgun sequence genome:
- the LOC122743878 gene encoding 40S ribosomal protein S18-like yields the protein MSLVIPEKFQHILRVLNTNIDRQQKIAFATTAIKGVGRRYAHVVVRKADIDLAKRAGELTNDEVECVITIMQNPRQYKIPDWFLNKKKDGKDGKYSQVLANGLDNKLCEDLERPKKIWAHCGLWYFWGL from the coding sequence ATGTCTCTTGTAATCCCTGAGAAGTTCCAGCACATTTTGAGAGTGCTCAACACCAACATTGATAGACAGCAGAAAATAGCTTTTGCCACCACAGCCATCAAGGGTGTGGGTCGAAGATATGCCCATGTAGTAGTGAGAAAAGCAGACATTGACCTCGCTAAGAGGGCTGGTGAGCTCACTAATGATGAGGTGGAGTGTGTGATCACCATCATGCAGAATCCTCGACAGTACAAGATTCCAGATTGGTTCCTTAACAAGAAGAAGGATGGAAAGGATGGAAAATATAGCCAGGTTCTGGCCAATGGTCTGGACAATAAGCTTTGTGAGGATCTGGAGCGACCAAAAAAGATCTGGGCACATTGTGGGCTTTGGTACTTCTGGGGTCTCTGA
- the LOC122743344 gene encoding myosin light polypeptide 6-like, with the protein MYDFMEDQTAEFKEAFQLFDRVGDGKISYSQCGDVMRALGQNSTNAEVLKILGNPKSDEMNVKVLDFEHFLPMLQIIAKNKDQGTYEDYLEGVQVSNKEQNSTVMGAEIWHVLITLGEKMTEEEVEVLVAGHEDSNDCINYEELVWMVLNG; encoded by the coding sequence ATGTATGACTTCATGGAGGATCAAACTGCTGAATTCAAGGAGGCCTTCCAGCTGTTTGACCGCGTAGGGGATGGAAAGATCTCATATAGCCAGTGTGGGGATGTGATGAGGGCCCTGGGCCAGAACTCTACCAATGCTGAGGTGCTCAAGATCTTAGGGAATCCCAAGAGTGATGAGATGAATGTGAAGGTGCTGGACTTTGAGCACTTTCTGCCAATGCTGCAGATCATAGCAAAGAATAAGGACCAGGGCACATATGAAGACTACCTAGAGGGGGTTCAGGTATCTAATAAGGAACAGAACAGCACAGTCATGGGGGCCGAAATATGGCATGTCCTCATCACTCTGGGTGAGAAGATGACTGAGGAAGAAGTGGAAGTGTTGGTGGCAGGGCATGAGGACAGCAATGATTGTATCAACTATGAAGAGCTAGTCTGGATGGTGTTGAATGGCTGA